A stretch of the Eretmochelys imbricata isolate rEreImb1 chromosome 15, rEreImb1.hap1, whole genome shotgun sequence genome encodes the following:
- the POP5 gene encoding ribonuclease P/MRP protein subunit POP5 isoform X1 codes for MVRFKHRYLLCEIVSEDPRCRQCIDERAVSVAAKDAVARTHGDYGLACCSISFTGLRLPLLADPLSRGTARTPETGSGVAHRSLDVERGVFVSVSQGVVKYLNAYTGIVLLRCRKDFYRLLWSALPFVTYLENRNQRYSCFFNTLHVGGTIRTCQKFLIQYNRKQLLLLLHNCTSEEERQSIQKSVLSCCLKEVEEEQSQSGDEDDCAETD; via the exons ATGGTGCGGTTCAAGCACAG GTACCTGCTGTGTGAGATCGTCTCCGAAGACCCCCGCTGCCGGCAGTGCATCGACGAGCGGGCGGTGAGCGTTGCGGCGAAGGATGCGGTGGCCCGGACCCACGGGGACTACGGGCTGGCCTGCTGCTCCATCTCCTTCACAGGTCTCCGGCTGCCCCTGCTCGCGGACCCCCTTTCTCGGGGGACTGCGCGCACCCCAGAGACGGGGTCGGGGGTTGCCCATCGATCACTGGACGTAGAGCGCGGGGTGTTTGTTTCGGTGTCACAAGGGGTGG TGAAATATCTCAATGCCTATACAGGCATAGTTCTCTTACGTTGCCGAAAGGACTTCTACAGGCTCCTGTGGTCAGCTCTTCCCTTTGTCACTTACTTAGAGAACAGGAACCAGCGTTATTCCTGTTTCTTCAACACACTACATGTTGGAG GGACAATAAGAACATGTCAGAAGTTCCTCATTCAGTACAATAGGAAACAGCTGCTGCTACTATTGCACAACTGCACCAGTGAAG AGGAAAGACAGTCCATCCAGAAGTCAGTGTTAAGCTGTTGCCTTAAGGAAGTGGAGGAGGAGCAGTCTCAAAGTGGGGATGAAGATGACTGTGCAGAGACAGACTGA
- the POP5 gene encoding ribonuclease P/MRP protein subunit POP5 isoform X2, which yields MVRFKHRYLLCEIVSEDPRCRQCIDERAVSVAAKDAVARTHGDYGLACCSISFTVKYLNAYTGIVLLRCRKDFYRLLWSALPFVTYLENRNQRYSCFFNTLHVGGTIRTCQKFLIQYNRKQLLLLLHNCTSEEERQSIQKSVLSCCLKEVEEEQSQSGDEDDCAETD from the exons ATGGTGCGGTTCAAGCACAG GTACCTGCTGTGTGAGATCGTCTCCGAAGACCCCCGCTGCCGGCAGTGCATCGACGAGCGGGCGGTGAGCGTTGCGGCGAAGGATGCGGTGGCCCGGACCCACGGGGACTACGGGCTGGCCTGCTGCTCCATCTCCTTCACAG TGAAATATCTCAATGCCTATACAGGCATAGTTCTCTTACGTTGCCGAAAGGACTTCTACAGGCTCCTGTGGTCAGCTCTTCCCTTTGTCACTTACTTAGAGAACAGGAACCAGCGTTATTCCTGTTTCTTCAACACACTACATGTTGGAG GGACAATAAGAACATGTCAGAAGTTCCTCATTCAGTACAATAGGAAACAGCTGCTGCTACTATTGCACAACTGCACCAGTGAAG AGGAAAGACAGTCCATCCAGAAGTCAGTGTTAAGCTGTTGCCTTAAGGAAGTGGAGGAGGAGCAGTCTCAAAGTGGGGATGAAGATGACTGTGCAGAGACAGACTGA